GATGTCGTAGAGTGGGTAGTGCTAATTTTTCCACCATCAAGGCACTAGCGACGTTAGCACAACTACCTCCATCTATGATCAAACTACATACCTTGCCTTTGATATAGCAACGGGTGTAGAAAATGTTCTCCCTTTGTGCATGGTCGGCGGCTTTCACTTGGGTTGCTAAGGCTCGCCTGACAACGAGTCCAACTCGTTCATCGACGGGCAATGctttctcttcttcctcttcttcctcaaggGATGGCAACTCCTCtttctcatcttcatcatcgATGAGAAACTCACCATTGGGTAAGATGATCATAGTGCGTTGGTTCGGGCATTGGCTAGCAATATGCCCTcggccttggcatttgaagcatctaGTTTCTCGATTTCGCCCCATGCTCGACTCAATGGCAGTCTTTGGTGTTGCCTTAGACTCCCACTTAGTCATATCCGGCCTCGGTCTTGAAGGGGTGGAATTACTCGGCCCTTTATCCTCTTTCTTTGGTGGTGTAGTTCGGGGGTAAGAGCGTGAAAAGTTGAAGTAACTCCGAGTCGAACCCCTCCTCTTAATCCTCCTTTCAATCTTGATGGCCTTCTCCACCAAGTCCCCAAGTTCCACATAGTGGTGTAACTCCACTTGATCAGCGATTTCGGGCCTTAATCCGTTCAAGAAGCGTGCCATTGTTGCTTCTCGATCCTCCATGATGTCTGCCCGTAGCATgagtatttccatttccttgtgaTAGTCCTCGACACTTCGTGCTCCTTGGttgagggtttgaagctttTGATACAAGTCACGGTAGTAGTGACTTGGCACGAAACGCTTCCTCATTAGTCGTCTTAGCTCCGTCCAAGTTTGTATGGTAGGTTCACGACTCCTCCTTCGACTAGTGGAGAGTTGATCCCACCACACAAcggcgtagtcggtgaattcgACCACGGCCAACTTGACCTTTTGCTCCTCCGAGTAAGTATTGCAATCGAAGACAAGTTCAATCCGCTTCTCCCACTCTAAGTAGGCATCGGGGTCTGATCGTCCTTGGAAGGGTGGAATTTTCATCTTTATGCCCGGAATGTGGTCATTTGAAGGCCTAGCATCACGCTTAGACCTACTTTGCTTATGCTCATAGTTGTTGTCTGAGTTAGAGTCGCTAGACTCATGTGCATAAGCCTTTCCACGGCTGCCTTTGGAGCTTCCATGAGACAACTCTAAGCTGTCAATGCGTTGGTGCATCAGTTCAAGTTTTTGGTCCATCATGCGTCCCAATTCGCCTTTGATTGCTTCTGTGAAAAGTTTAAGATCAAAAGCTTGGGAGCTTGCTCCCCCCTCGTTAGCCATGGTGAAGTAtagggtaaaaaaaaataataatggaaagaaacaaagtttATCTCGCACACTTCCTCACGTGTTTACTCTCGCTCTCGTGTTTGAACACTCTAATGAACTCGCCAAAGTGTTTTCAAGGCTCCTCGGTCAACTCCTTAAAGAAGTTAGAACTCCTTTTAGTGTGGATCGACTTACCAACCAGGGTCACAAGATGGTAGCACTTTGAacgaaaaaagaacaaaagatgaagGGACTGACCACGACTCAATGAATGActcaaagttgaattttaaggaTTCTAGACAAAACTCTacccaaaactggaattttgagctgctgGTTGCTGCATTTCTTGTCAGTGTTTTGGTAGGTAAATGGACACTTAGAGGATTCAGAATGACACTTAAAACTGACCtaatgatgcatgaaaattttcagaattaATGATTGGATAGAAATTCACCAACGGTTGCAAAGATGGAATCCgaatggaaaagaaatttgtgttGCGGTGGGACTATTTTGGAAATCCAAGGCtgacttttcttccttaatCCTTTGGAAACAAGGATTAGTCTTCCTATTTGCTGGTTCCCACAAATTCTAAGGTCAAGATCAAGATTGGAActgatttggttatttttgggaacaaaaatttgacttgaacgggttggaaaatttgactttgaATAGGTTGGAAAATTCAAGTCAAATTTCGTGGCTTAGGAAGGTtggctttcaagagtcaaatttcatgGCTGAATGTTCTTCTTATCATTGGTCAATTCTGGAGGCTTTCAAGAATCCCAACTAaagtttcaagaacttcaagattgtggttttaaacaatcaaggacttcaagaaacccaagttttgatcaagacagattttcaagaattttgtAAGGTCAGccagctatatatatatattttttgtatgtAAACAACAAGAACACAAGGTAACAACTAGATAGGACTCTAAAACCCTTGCTACAAATTGATTTTTTTAggatgaacagtaacctcggatgatcaaatagaacaaaagactggaattaaatggatataacaggatagaaacaagacacaaacacaaacaaagaatcaagaataagacaaaaAAAAGGCTGGACCAAACAAGGCTAACCACAGCAATCAACAACAACTAGACGCAAGTTTATGACTcgacaaatctggaaaaataacaCAAGAACATGATgaaacaaatctggaaattacggatagcaaacttagaacacgaaaacagaattttggacaacttgactcgaaaaggaaaaaaataaagggatataacgtgatacctcttaactagctctgataccaattgatacgaacgtcgccaaccttgtgatgaaacccgtaaaagattagcttcaggatcgacaagaggacaccaagtttggagcggatgacctcaacctgTTAATCACATGGTTAACGAgccttggtataatggtagaagacgccacaacctagtgcgattctagattgataagtcacgaacacctagagaaattctaaggtattcaagaagccttggagaaacaaagaaaactctcaaaatctgatttattgattgaatgcctaaaaccgttggaagtgtgggctatttatagccttacatagagatgaaaaaCTAAATAATGTGAAACTAGTctagaattgtgggcttgactaaggtttgactatttccataagactaagaattgtgggcttgaccgaaccttatgaggtcatcccttaggtaaataaagcaaggctatggaccattaagcccttaagaattgtgggcttgaccgaaccttatgaggtcatcccttaggtaaataaagcaaggctatggaccattaagcccttattacaatgacttaactaaaacagcaaatgtgactagagaagggtcacgcatggttctctttgacatgcactacatggatgaccttcattccttcatgctcaagtccctcaatgaccttggggacaatttcttggccttgtatctcacttggagttcctccctcatcttcttagctcgtgctcgagtcACGGAtcctaggggaactcgaatagttcgcaatggtgtctcttggttcgtatcacAAGTGCAATTCAGAATTTCTGGTCTTAGTGCTCAAGATAATTTGGCTATTGGTCAAGGCAAGAAGATGGCGTGTCAAGGAGATGCAAGCAATGTCACTCAAGCTTCCCCCCAACGGGCTGCTCAAGAATTTCCCAAGAATTTTACTCCCAAACCAAGGAAGCCCTTCACCACAGCAAGAGAGTATAAAAAGATGTTTATTCGAAGGGTGGTACAAGTTTCCAAGACACAAGGTGATCAAGAATCTCAAGAAGAGGTAGGTCAAAACTTTTGcgtacttttctttttcctttgcttaattttctgttttggattGGAAGCAAGATGTAAGAGACTGTTTTGGGCAATAAAATTCactttcctctcttgttttctttgtaTCTTGCCAATCagattctcttttcttttttttttgtttctattttttttttgacttaacaaATGCCACAAACACTTGGCCGAATGGGTCAAGATCAAAATCTGGTCAGTCCCTCAATTCGCTCCAATGCACAACCACAACCCTTCAAGAACTAGCAAGACACttatcaagattttcaagaacttCACGATAAggatcaagaaattcaagaaactctTAAATCTTGTAGATTCTCTCAAATTCACAAACCACCAACTAGTTTTACCAAAAATCAGTTTGGAAAATTTATTAAACAACTTGGATAAAGCAAGCAATACTTGGACGgatttgaaacaaagaaaccctagcgcaaatgaaaccctagccgccgccccacttgttttcttgttgctcaAGTAATGATTAACGACCAAAACAGATTTGGGAACACAATCTTACGGCAAATTTTGGACAGAAATTATCGACAAACTAAACACAAACACAAAAAGGAtaacacaccaacagattttgggttcggatgaacagtaacgtgaacagtgtcatttttttttattaacaagGCAGTGGACAAATGATACGTTTCTCGATCAactcgtttcgagacacgtagcacgtttgcccaaggatctagcgaggatgtccaacgcttggaattgcgagatctagaaccaaacggacgacacgatttgattcaagacggtaggacgacgactccaatgaaggtgattactccacgggataggtcggtagaacaatctaggacaagACACAAgattgctcaaaacccttgccaaagcaagtaaagtgcTCGAACTCTCTTCTTAGAAGAAGGAACGAAAATAAaccaattttattgataaaacgactacccttaaaccttacaaagcaagcctatttataagCTAGAGGTAACAAtagaaaaatcctaagaaaacCCTAAAGGGGTGGTCGGCCATCTTAGTGtaaagatgggccggcccattcTACTAGGCAAACTAATCCAATCTAATAAGTATAAAAGGCTAAGACCTTACTCGGCCGAATctcttggaggcccacttgagttttcatgggcttggatcaaggtGTAAATGGCTCGGTTGTCTCTctccaagccctcaatatctttgtgaactccatgttggtcttggacgacTCTCaccagggcttggagtgattctttgaagagcttggcctgtgcacgtgtgactgggcccaatgggactcggactgggtcattgcgtgggccgagactcgtgcacacatcagtcccctcctcttgagaaggatttgccctcaaatctggatcctcctcgtcaagaaaTGGACTTAGGTCCGCGATGTTGAAGGTTGCACTGACATTGTATTCtccaggtagctccaatttgtaggcgttgtcattgactcTTTGGAGTACTCGAAATGGTCCATCACCTCTTGGGGGTAATTTGCTTTTGACgttgtttggggaatcgctctttcctcaagtgtagccaaacccaatctccaggctcaaaaatcatcttgcgacggtgcttgttggcttgctggatgtattgctgcGTGCGCTTCTCGATGTTTGCTCGCAcagcttcatgtaacctgcgcacaaaatcagctttctttttcccatctaagcttgtgtgctcagaggaaggtaagggcacCAAATCAAGGGGGGGTCAGGGGgttgaagccataaacaatctcaaagggaGAATATTGTGTTGCACTATGCACAGTTcgattgtaggcaaattcaacATAAGGTAAGCACTCCTCCCAAGACTTAAGATTCTTTTTGATCAAGGCCCGAAGTAAAGTGCCAAGTGTGCGGTTGACAACTTCAGTCTGTCCATCACTTTGTGGATGACTAGTGGTAGAGAATAATAACCTAGTGCCTAGTTTGGACCACAAcgtcttccaaaagtaactcaagaacttcacatctctatcactaacaatagttttaggcatgccatgcagacggacaatttctttgaagaacagagtagcaatatgagatgcatcgtcagttttgtgacaagggataaaatgagccatcttagagaatctatcaaccacaacaaagatggagtcattaccccttggtgatCTAGGCAATCCTaatacaaagtccatagacaagtcaacccaaggatggtgagggataggtaatggggtatacaagccatatggatttgtcttagactttgccttgtgacaagtagcgcacctaccaaccatgcgttcaacatctctaTGCATATGAGGCCAATAAAAGTGCTTTTGCAACATGGCCAGAGTCTTGGTAATGCcaaagtggcccatgagaccaccactatgtgcctctcgAATCAAAAGAGCACAATGGAAGAGTTAGGCACACACAGTTTATCTACATGgaatagaaatccatcatgcaagAAGTATTTTCCATGCGGGTTCTTAACACAAGCAACATAGAtatcaccaaagtcatgatcatttGTGTAGAGTTCCTTAACCATTTCGAACCCTAGTAACTTGGCATCCAGAAGGGCAAGCAACGAATGTCTACGTGATAaggcatcagctaccacattcgttttgccagtcttatacttaatgacataaGAGAATGTGTCAACgaagcttacccatttggcatgtctcTTGCTTAACTTGGGTTGCCCCTTGaggtacttcaatgactcgtgatcagtgtgtatcacgaactcccgagggcgaagatagtgttgccaagtctccaaggccctcactaatgcgtacaactccttgtcgtacgtggggtagtttaatgcagctcctcccagtttctcactaaagaaggcacaaggcctcttgtcttgcatgaggaccgctccaatacctacaccagaagcatcacattcaatttcaaaagtcttgtgaaaatttggtaatgctaacacaggtgcatgtgtgagtgtgtccttgagggcgagaaatgcttgttcttgtgattctccccagtggaacttgtcattcttctttgtcacggcggtcaacggggcggcaatggtgctaaaatctttgacaaagcgccggtaaaagcccgccaatccaagaaagctgcgcacgtcagggacggatgtgggagttggccattgctcgatggcctcaatcttggatttgtccaccttgatgccctgcgaacttaccacatagcctaaaaacacaagctcgttagtacaaaaggtgcacttcttgaggttggcgtaaagacgcgcctgtcgaagtgtctcaagaactaatctcacatgctctaggtgctcatgctcactacgactatagatcaggatgtcatcaaagtaaacaatgacaaacttgccaataaaatgtctcaacacatggttcattagtcgcatgaaggtgctaggggcattagttaagccaaaaggcatgactagccactcatagaga
This region of Coffea eugenioides isolate CCC68of unplaced genomic scaffold, Ceug_1.0 ScVebR1_2386;HRSCAF=3406, whole genome shotgun sequence genomic DNA includes:
- the LOC113756516 gene encoding uncharacterized protein LOC113756516, which translates into the protein MANEGGASSQAFDLKLFTEAIKGELGRMMDQKLELMHQRIDSLELSHGSSKGSRGKAYAHESSDSNSDNNYEHKQSRSKRDARPSNDHIPGIKMKIPPFQGRSDPDAYLEWEKRIELVFDCNTYSEEQKVKLAVVEFTDYAVVWWDQLSTSRRRSREPTIQTWTELRRLMRKRFVPSHYYRDLYQKLQTLNQGARSVEDYHKEMEILMLRADIMEDREATMARFLNGLRPEIADQVELHHYVELGDLVEKAIKIERRIKRRGSTRSYFNFSRSYPRTTPPKKEDKGPSNSTPSRPRPDMTKWESKATPKTAIESSMGRNRETRCFKCQGRGHIASQCPNQRTMIILPNGEFLIDDEDEKEELPSLEEEEEEEKALPVDERVGLVVRRALATQVKAADHAQRENIFYTRCYIKGKVCSLIIDGGSCANVASALMVEKLALPTLRHPTPYYLQWLNNSGDVRVTKQVQVPFRIGNYEDVVLCDVVPMQACHILLGRPWQFDKGVTFDGITNKYSFK